In the genome of Bacteroidales bacterium, one region contains:
- a CDS encoding PAS domain S-box protein yields the protein MEIGEIITGNMTPFLMMVMALANALIAISYASIPFFLIVFVRKRKDMPFTWVIFLFGLFILACGTTHIVHVVGLWRSVNWWQAAVDSICAIISLATAVAVWPILPKLLLIPSPNQLRLVNSELQKERDKLIFTQHELQKAYTEIEERVNDRTQELIVANKALLNEISERKKAEEALRTSEEYFRNIFDHSTVGKSITELGGNVKTNKSFRQILGYSETELSILKWQEITHADDVQRDQGYLDSLVSGKYSSIRWEKRYIHKNGHVVWVDISTVLQRDDNDIPQYFITTIQDITERKQVSEALKKSNDRFLSLSDNIPGFMAYVNADTLKYEFVNETYAQSFGVPREKIIGSHVKDIISETNYQFALKSINEVKQGKSVSYENTFNFAEGKHWVQINYTPVVDINGYVTSIVVLGYDITERKRAEEALRESEERYRSLLTNLEAGIVVHAPDTSIIMNNHRASELLGLSDDQMRGKLAIDPHWRFIYDNDTPVPLEEYPVNRIIITKKPVGNLILGVVRSKTDDIVWLAVNGFPVFNNNGELSEILVSFIEITERIKAEETLRESERVKSELLDRLNDAQHLAMIGSWDWHLKNNLFWWSDETYEIFGVTKQNYTPNFETNGKFIHTDDFEQYRKSFELSIQTGEPLFYEFKLIAGNGQLKYCQVKGKIIYDESHQPNRFIGTIMDNTQRKLAEFTLHETEAKFRQTFELSPVGIIMVGLDKRFIHCNNAYAHSLGYQTDELVGKPITDVAHHEDSQIAISGIESLIKNEIEIFHAQKRYVRKDGQIVWGEVAISLIRDREERPQYFLAIVQDITKKRQSENQLNLSSKILAILNEPKDLLEIIPRILVEIKQSLDFEAIGFRLKNGDDFPYFVQEGFPNDFIVRENSLVAHDAKGSICRDENGKINLECTCGLVVLGKTDPQNPYFTQGGSAWTNNTVSSLKIPVPKDTRLHPRDRCIHAGYQSVALIPIRANNEILGILQLNDKRKDKLSLDLVQFLEGISSFIGVALVRKKQTEALRFKNLVFDASLVANSIADINGNYTEINDTFLRIWGYSKREEVLGLPIQSFFNDQNNASEIISSLNKIGQWEGDFTARKKDGSTFFAHGLATTVKNDYGNQIGYQSAVIDITERKHFEDEIIKLNETLEQRVIQRTEQLETANKELEAFSYSVSHDLRAPLRHISGFVDILAKNVKDRLPEKDLHYLDVINNSARMMGTLIDDLLSFSRTGRAEIRKSKINMNQLVDEAKSQIKPATAGRKIKWEISPLAEVSGDYNLMRLVWVNLIDNAVKYTKTREKAIISINCTEEKEEFIFRICDNGVGLDMNYAQKLFGVFQRLHTSVEFEGTGIGLANVRRIILRHGGRIWAEAELDKGASFYFTLPKEDIENKD from the coding sequence ATGGAGATTGGAGAAATTATTACGGGTAATATGACACCCTTTTTAATGATGGTAATGGCACTTGCAAATGCTTTAATTGCAATATCTTATGCTTCTATCCCATTTTTCCTTATTGTTTTTGTCAGAAAACGTAAGGACATGCCATTCACCTGGGTGATTTTCCTGTTCGGGTTGTTTATCCTAGCATGTGGCACAACACATATCGTTCATGTAGTAGGTCTTTGGCGGTCTGTAAACTGGTGGCAAGCTGCTGTTGATTCTATTTGTGCCATTATTTCTTTGGCTACCGCAGTTGCAGTATGGCCAATTTTACCCAAACTCTTATTAATTCCTAGTCCTAATCAGTTAAGGTTGGTTAATAGTGAGTTACAAAAGGAGAGGGATAAACTGATTTTTACTCAACATGAATTACAAAAGGCATACACCGAGATAGAAGAACGTGTAAATGATAGAACCCAAGAGTTAATTGTTGCAAATAAAGCATTACTAAACGAAATAAGTGAACGCAAAAAGGCAGAAGAGGCTTTGCGAACCAGCGAGGAGTACTTTCGAAATATTTTCGATCATTCAACCGTAGGCAAGTCAATTACCGAATTAGGAGGTAACGTTAAAACAAATAAGTCATTTCGCCAAATACTAGGCTATTCTGAGACTGAACTATCTATACTTAAATGGCAGGAGATAACCCATGCCGATGATGTACAAAGAGATCAGGGATATCTTGATTCTCTAGTATCAGGAAAATACTCATCCATACGATGGGAGAAGAGGTATATCCATAAGAATGGGCACGTTGTTTGGGTTGATATAAGTACTGTTTTACAGCGAGATGATAATGATATCCCTCAATATTTTATTACCACAATTCAAGATATTACCGAACGTAAACAGGTTTCCGAGGCTCTTAAAAAGAGCAATGATAGATTCTTGAGCCTTTCCGATAATATCCCTGGCTTTATGGCTTATGTTAATGCGGATACCCTAAAGTACGAATTCGTAAATGAGACCTATGCACAATCCTTTGGGGTTCCCCGAGAAAAAATTATAGGCAGTCATGTGAAAGATATTATTAGCGAAACAAATTATCAATTTGCTTTAAAATCTATTAATGAGGTTAAACAAGGCAAATCGGTTTCCTATGAAAACACTTTTAATTTTGCTGAAGGAAAGCATTGGGTTCAAATAAACTACACCCCAGTTGTTGATATCAATGGGTATGTTACTTCAATTGTTGTGCTTGGTTATGATATCACCGAACGTAAACGGGCAGAAGAAGCCTTGCGGGAGAGCGAGGAAAGATATCGCAGCCTACTAACAAATCTCGAAGCAGGTATTGTTGTTCATGCTCCTGATACCTCAATTATAATGAATAATCATAGAGCCTCAGAATTATTGGGGTTAAGCGATGATCAGATGAGAGGTAAACTGGCTATTGATCCTCATTGGAGATTTATTTACGATAATGATACCCCAGTCCCGCTTGAGGAGTACCCTGTAAACCGAATTATTATAACCAAAAAACCTGTTGGAAATCTCATTCTTGGTGTTGTTCGATCCAAAACCGATGATATTGTATGGCTAGCAGTCAATGGCTTTCCTGTTTTTAACAACAATGGCGAATTATCGGAAATTCTAGTTAGTTTCATTGAAATTACAGAACGGATTAAGGCTGAGGAAACGCTAAGAGAATCCGAACGTGTAAAATCGGAACTCTTAGATAGATTAAATGATGCCCAACATTTGGCCATGATTGGAAGTTGGGACTGGCATTTAAAAAACAATTTGTTCTGGTGGTCCGATGAGACCTATGAAATTTTTGGGGTAACCAAACAGAATTATACTCCTAATTTCGAAACGAATGGTAAATTTATTCATACTGATGATTTTGAACAATATCGTAAGTCTTTCGAACTCTCAATTCAAACCGGCGAACCACTATTTTACGAATTCAAACTAATTGCAGGTAATGGACAGTTAAAGTACTGTCAAGTAAAAGGAAAGATTATTTATGATGAATCCCACCAACCAAATCGTTTTATTGGGACTATCATGGATAACACGCAGCGCAAGCTTGCCGAATTTACTCTGCATGAAACCGAGGCAAAATTCCGACAAACCTTTGAACTCTCACCTGTAGGGATTATTATGGTAGGGCTCGATAAACGATTCATCCATTGCAATAATGCGTATGCGCATTCTCTTGGATATCAAACCGATGAATTAGTTGGAAAACCTATAACTGATGTAGCACACCACGAAGATTCGCAAATTGCGATAAGCGGGATAGAATCTTTAATAAAAAATGAAATAGAAATTTTTCATGCTCAGAAGCGTTATGTTCGGAAAGATGGACAAATTGTTTGGGGAGAGGTGGCTATTTCACTTATCAGAGATCGGGAAGAGCGTCCTCAATATTTTCTGGCTATTGTTCAGGATATTACAAAAAAAAGGCAATCTGAAAATCAGCTAAATCTCTCCTCCAAAATACTTGCCATCCTTAATGAACCTAAAGATTTATTGGAAATAATTCCACGTATTCTGGTCGAAATAAAGCAAAGCCTAGATTTCGAGGCCATTGGTTTTCGCCTGAAAAACGGAGATGATTTCCCTTATTTTGTTCAGGAAGGTTTTCCCAACGATTTTATAGTTCGTGAGAACTCACTAGTTGCTCATGATGCTAAAGGAAGTATTTGTAGAGATGAAAATGGTAAAATTAATTTAGAATGTACATGCGGGCTAGTAGTATTGGGTAAAACTGATCCCCAAAACCCATACTTTACTCAAGGTGGAAGCGCATGGACAAATAACACCGTTTCATCCTTAAAAATTCCAGTACCAAAAGATACAAGGCTACATCCACGTGATCGTTGTATTCATGCAGGGTACCAATCAGTAGCACTTATTCCAATTCGTGCAAATAATGAAATCCTTGGAATCTTACAACTTAACGACAAAAGAAAGGATAAACTCTCTTTAGATTTGGTTCAATTTCTTGAGGGTATAAGTTCTTTTATTGGTGTGGCTTTGGTACGTAAGAAACAAACAGAAGCTCTTCGGTTTAAAAACCTAGTTTTTGATGCATCATTGGTAGCCAATAGCATTGCTGACATTAATGGTAATTATACGGAAATTAATGATACTTTTCTTCGTATATGGGGCTATTCAAAAAGAGAGGAAGTTTTAGGTTTACCAATTCAAAGTTTCTTTAATGATCAAAATAATGCATCAGAAATAATTTCATCATTGAATAAAATTGGTCAGTGGGAGGGTGATTTTACTGCAAGAAAAAAAGATGGATCAACCTTTTTTGCTCATGGGCTAGCAACAACCGTTAAGAATGATTATGGGAACCAAATTGGATACCAATCCGCCGTAATTGATATAACTGAGCGTAAACATTTCGAAGATGAAATTATAAAACTCAATGAAACATTAGAGCAGAGGGTAATTCAGCGGACTGAACAGCTTGAAACCGCAAATAAAGAGTTGGAAGCATTTAGCTACTCAGTTTCACATGATTTACGTGCACCCTTACGCCACATTAGCGGGTTTGTGGATATCCTTGCAAAAAATGTTAAAGATCGGTTGCCTGAAAAAGATTTACATTATTTGGATGTAATAAACAACTCTGCAAGAATGATGGGAACTTTAATTGATGATCTACTGAGCTTCTCAAGAACCGGTCGTGCAGAAATAAGAAAATCAAAAATAAACATGAACCAGCTAGTTGATGAGGCTAAATCTCAAATCAAACCGGCAACTGCTGGACGCAAAATAAAATGGGAAATATCTCCACTTGCCGAAGTTTCTGGCGACTATAATTTAATGCGTTTGGTATGGGTTAATTTAATTGATAATGCAGTAAAATACACCAAAACCAGAGAAAAGGCCATTATTAGTATTAATTGCACAGAAGAAAAGGAGGAGTTTATATTCCGTATTTGCGATAATGGTGTAGGATTAGATATGAACTATGCGCAAAAGCTATTTGGAGTATTCCAACGCCTTCATACTTCAGTTGAATTTGAAGGGACAGGAATTGGACTTGCAAATGTACGTCGTATTATTCTTAGACATGGCGGACGCATATGGGCAGAAGCAGAGCTTGATAAAGGAGCAAGTTTCTACTTTACGCTGCCAAAAGAGGATATTGAGAATAAAGACTAG
- a CDS encoding response regulator, which produces MIDLRTILLAEDNPNDVELTLQALGEHNLANRVVAVSDGVEVIDYLSCEGKFKLRKKGNPAVILLDIKMPRMDGIEVLRTIRSHPAFKMLPIVMLSSSREEFDLKRCYELGANAYVVKPVDFKDFFEAVKQLGIFWAMINELPPEGGEQNG; this is translated from the coding sequence ATGATAGATCTAAGAACAATCCTACTTGCTGAAGACAATCCTAATGATGTAGAATTAACTCTTCAAGCTCTTGGTGAACATAATCTTGCAAATCGTGTTGTAGCTGTAAGCGATGGCGTTGAAGTTATAGATTATCTCAGCTGCGAGGGGAAATTTAAGTTACGAAAAAAGGGTAATCCTGCCGTAATCCTACTGGATATTAAAATGCCTCGCATGGATGGTATCGAAGTACTTAGAACCATCAGGAGTCACCCTGCCTTTAAAATGCTTCCAATCGTTATGCTTTCATCCTCTCGCGAAGAGTTTGATTTGAAACGATGCTATGAATTAGGTGCTAATGCTTATGTAGTAAAACCTGTAGATTTTAAAGATTTTTTTGAAGCAGTTAAACAATTAGGAATTTTTTGGGCAATGATAAATGAGTTGCCCCCTGAGGGAGGTGAACAAAATGGATAG
- a CDS encoding response regulator: MDRAETKSALNILSLEDSILDFEIIHEHLTRAGISINITHVAKEDEFISSLRNNKYDIILADFNLHSFDGFAALKLCNEICPNTPFICISGSIGEEIAIELMKQGAVDYILKDRLARLPSAIKRALDESKEKETRREAEEALQKKMEELQRFYDLTVGRELKMIELKKEINEFLKQMGKEEKYKIVE, translated from the coding sequence ATGGATAGAGCAGAAACCAAATCAGCATTGAATATTTTGTCTCTTGAAGACTCAATACTCGATTTCGAGATAATTCATGAACATCTTACCAGAGCTGGAATTAGCATAAACATAACTCATGTTGCCAAGGAGGATGAATTTATATCATCCCTTCGTAATAATAAGTATGATATCATTTTAGCCGATTTTAACTTGCATAGCTTTGATGGCTTTGCTGCGCTAAAATTGTGCAATGAGATATGTCCAAATACCCCTTTTATCTGCATTTCAGGATCTATTGGCGAAGAAATAGCCATTGAGCTGATGAAGCAGGGGGCTGTTGATTACATTTTAAAGGATAGGCTAGCAAGACTCCCATCGGCAATAAAACGTGCGCTCGATGAATCAAAAGAAAAAGAAACAAGACGGGAAGCCGAGGAGGCACTTCAAAAAAAGATGGAAGAACTACAGCGATTTTATGACTTAACCGTAGGACGTGAGTTAAAAATGATTGAACTCAAAAAAGAAATTAACGAGTTTTTAAAACAAATGGGAAAAGAGGAAAAATACAAAATTGTGGAATAG
- a CDS encoding protein-glutamate O-methyltransferase CheR, with translation MKETNKHITQLLLQSHGMDVSKYDDLFLSKTLQKRITETRYNSYDEYCSNLEKNNEEANVFIESLQISHSEFFRNSLTFSVLERVLFPSIILQMKHSKRKEIRIWSAACAAGQEVYSLTILLEELKNGDCQKFNYRIFATDHSEKQVNQAQKGEYSEEALNNLNLKRVKEWFIRNDNMYSVKPTLKENINFSVFDLFSEQLSSPAASIFGDFDIVVCANLLFYYKPEYRKQILKKIGNSLAKEGYIIVGEAERDILMNENWHEVFPQSGIFKRIEHG, from the coding sequence ATGAAAGAAACAAACAAGCATATTACCCAACTTCTCTTGCAATCGCATGGCATGGATGTTTCAAAATACGATGATTTATTTCTGAGTAAAACTCTTCAGAAAAGAATTACTGAAACTCGCTACAATTCCTATGATGAGTATTGTTCTAATTTAGAAAAGAACAATGAAGAAGCAAATGTTTTTATCGAATCACTTCAAATCAGCCATAGCGAATTTTTTCGTAACTCATTAACATTTTCCGTTTTAGAGCGTGTATTATTTCCTTCAATCATTTTACAAATGAAACATTCAAAACGGAAGGAGATTAGAATATGGTCTGCTGCATGTGCTGCCGGACAGGAAGTATATAGCCTAACAATACTTTTGGAAGAACTTAAAAATGGCGATTGCCAAAAGTTTAACTATCGCATTTTTGCTACGGATCATAGTGAAAAGCAAGTAAACCAAGCACAGAAGGGTGAATACTCTGAGGAAGCATTAAATAACCTGAATCTAAAACGAGTAAAAGAATGGTTTATTAGGAATGATAACATGTATAGTGTAAAACCTACACTTAAAGAAAATATCAACTTTTCAGTTTTTGATTTATTTAGTGAGCAATTGAGCAGTCCCGCTGCAAGTATTTTTGGCGACTTTGATATAGTAGTTTGTGCTAATCTTTTATTCTACTACAAACCCGAATATCGTAAACAAATTCTTAAAAAGATAGGTAATTCTCTTGCAAAAGAAGGATACATTATAGTGGGCGAAGCCGAGAGGGATATCTTAATGAATGAAAATTGGCATGAGGTATTCCCCCAATCGGGAATATTTAAAAGAATAGAACACGGGTAA
- a CDS encoding response regulator, whose protein sequence is MNLKNLKIGTQLRIGFAILLFFVILLGVVSYLQTDRIQSQAEILYDHPLKTRRNLSEITINVLNMRIKMRDYLLVNDSKIRQEALNDIAVCQANVMMSVEKLRQSYLGPPKNIDNFLDEFTKWVSIREESIRLLNAGHFEEARLRHYPGGVVPSQASKVLNTLQVISDFAIKKADELLATSNELNDSLSRRLFLLVATILLLSLLINYVLIRNIRKPIVSLTNAAQLFHAGDMNARSSYESKNEFGQLSTSFNTLAESIQVNMDLNKRAADLAGLMLSEDDAKNFFHETLKGLSEHTESQIAAAYLLSDDKKNYNHFESIGGGENIKQSFSAENFEGEFGAALSSRKIQHIKYVIDDTRFIFHTISGNFIPREIITIPIVANNQVIAIISLASVNRYSIQSILLIENILVAFSARVEGILAYRKIKEFTNKLEYQNSELEAQKVELASQSAELIEQNTELEMQKKQLGEANRLKTSFLSNMSHELRTPLNSVIALSGVLNRRLAKQIPDEEYSYIEVIERNGKHLLSLINDILDISRIEAGREEIEIESFNINSLISEVVTMINPQVKQKNIELIHSEKDSDLLLSNDIRKCRHILQNLIGNAVKFTEKGKVEVVASKTDSNITIKVIDTGIGISEKYLPHIFDEFRQADGSTSRKYGGTGLGLAIAKKYANLMGGSITVKSSLGQGSEFALTLPSNYASGSRIVDIEKSSESKYTIKQAPLKTPSDSEGKTVLLVEDSEPAIIQMKDILEGSGYKLIIAHDGSEALRIINQTIPNAMILDLMLPGIDGFEVLKAIREVDITAHVPVLILTAKHISKEELQFLKRNNIHQLIQKGDVNRSELLNAIATMVFPKSVEVEKTQRKIQPIKGKPIVLAVEDNPDNMLTVKALLSSKYTVIEAFDGNQGLQLAKKHRPNLILMDIALPDMDGIEVLNILRKDPYLQEIPVIALTASAMTTDRETILAHGFDGYIVKPIDEHIFLETINQKLYGG, encoded by the coding sequence ATGAACCTAAAAAATCTCAAAATTGGTACTCAACTAAGAATAGGATTTGCCATCCTACTATTCTTTGTAATTCTACTTGGGGTAGTATCTTACCTACAAACTGATAGAATTCAATCTCAAGCAGAAATTCTATACGATCATCCGCTTAAAACTCGCAGAAATCTTAGCGAGATAACAATTAATGTTTTGAATATGCGCATTAAAATGCGAGATTATTTGCTGGTTAATGATTCAAAAATACGCCAAGAAGCTTTGAATGACATAGCTGTTTGCCAAGCTAATGTAATGATGAGTGTTGAAAAGCTTAGGCAATCCTACCTTGGGCCACCCAAAAATATTGATAATTTTTTAGATGAATTTACCAAATGGGTATCAATCCGCGAGGAATCCATACGGTTATTAAATGCAGGTCATTTTGAGGAGGCAAGACTTCGCCATTATCCTGGAGGAGTAGTTCCATCGCAGGCCTCAAAAGTTTTGAATACATTGCAGGTAATAAGTGATTTTGCTATAAAAAAGGCTGATGAATTACTTGCCACATCTAATGAATTGAATGATTCACTAAGTAGGCGATTATTTTTACTAGTAGCAACCATTTTATTATTATCGTTACTTATTAACTATGTTTTAATAAGAAATATCCGTAAACCTATAGTAAGTTTAACCAATGCAGCCCAACTTTTTCATGCTGGGGATATGAATGCCAGGAGTTCCTATGAATCGAAAAATGAGTTTGGTCAACTGTCCACTTCATTCAACACTCTTGCTGAGAGCATTCAGGTGAATATGGATCTGAATAAAAGAGCAGCAGATTTAGCAGGCTTAATGCTTAGCGAGGACGATGCCAAAAATTTTTTCCACGAAACACTTAAAGGTCTTTCCGAACATACTGAATCTCAAATTGCCGCTGCATATTTGCTAAGCGATGATAAAAAAAACTACAATCACTTTGAATCAATTGGCGGGGGTGAAAATATTAAACAATCATTCTCGGCAGAAAATTTTGAAGGAGAATTTGGTGCCGCTCTATCCTCCCGAAAAATTCAGCATATAAAATATGTTATCGATGATACCCGTTTTATTTTTCACACCATTAGCGGAAATTTTATCCCTCGTGAAATAATCACCATTCCAATAGTTGCAAACAACCAAGTTATTGCTATTATTTCGTTGGCGAGTGTGAATAGGTATAGTATACAATCAATTTTGCTGATAGAAAATATTCTTGTTGCTTTCAGCGCAAGAGTTGAAGGGATATTAGCATATCGCAAAATTAAAGAATTTACAAATAAGCTTGAATACCAAAATAGTGAACTGGAGGCTCAGAAAGTGGAACTAGCGTCCCAATCGGCTGAGCTAATTGAACAGAATACAGAATTGGAAATGCAGAAAAAGCAGTTGGGTGAAGCCAATCGTCTCAAAACAAGTTTTTTATCTAATATGAGCCATGAACTGCGAACCCCTCTTAATTCTGTAATTGCCCTTTCAGGAGTACTCAACCGCCGCCTTGCCAAGCAGATTCCAGACGAGGAGTATAGCTACATCGAGGTGATTGAACGAAATGGGAAGCATCTACTTTCACTTATTAACGATATCCTTGATATTTCGCGTATTGAAGCTGGACGCGAAGAAATCGAAATAGAATCGTTCAACATAAATAGCCTAATTTCCGAAGTAGTTACAATGATTAATCCTCAGGTAAAACAGAAAAATATTGAGCTGATACATTCAGAAAAAGATTCAGACCTGTTACTTTCTAACGACATTAGGAAATGCCGCCATATCCTGCAAAACCTTATTGGTAATGCTGTAAAGTTTACCGAGAAGGGTAAGGTTGAGGTTGTAGCCAGTAAAACCGATAGTAACATTACAATTAAAGTTATAGATACCGGTATTGGTATCTCCGAAAAATATCTCCCCCATATTTTCGATGAATTCCGGCAAGCTGATGGCAGTACATCTCGAAAGTATGGTGGAACAGGCTTAGGTTTAGCAATTGCTAAAAAATATGCTAACCTTATGGGAGGTTCAATCACGGTTAAAAGTTCCCTGGGGCAAGGCTCAGAATTTGCACTAACCTTACCTTCAAACTATGCTTCAGGAAGCAGAATAGTTGATATAGAAAAATCATCTGAATCAAAATATACCATAAAACAAGCACCTCTCAAAACACCTTCTGATTCTGAAGGAAAAACCGTTTTGCTAGTTGAGGATAGCGAGCCGGCAATCATCCAAATGAAGGATATTTTGGAGGGAAGTGGGTATAAACTGATAATTGCACATGATGGTTCGGAGGCTCTTAGAATTATCAATCAAACCATACCCAATGCCATGATTTTGGACCTCATGCTACCGGGTATCGATGGGTTTGAAGTACTTAAAGCTATTCGTGAGGTAGATATTACGGCCCATGTCCCTGTTTTGATTCTTACTGCAAAGCATATATCAAAGGAGGAACTCCAATTTTTGAAACGAAACAACATCCATCAGCTTATCCAGAAAGGCGATGTGAACCGCTCGGAGCTGCTTAATGCTATTGCAACCATGGTATTCCCTAAATCGGTGGAAGTTGAAAAAACTCAAAGAAAAATACAACCCATCAAAGGCAAGCCAATAGTTCTCGCAGTTGAGGATAATCCAGATAATATGCTTACCGTTAAGGCACTTCTCTCCTCTAAATATACTGTAATAGAAGCATTTGATGGCAACCAAGGTTTGCAATTGGCTAAAAAGCACAGGCCAAATCTCATTCTAATGGATATTGCACTTCCTGATATGGATGGCATTGAGGTGCTTAATATCCTTCGCAAAGACCCATATTTACAAGAGATTCCTGTTATTGCGCTTACAGCAAGTGCAATGACTACTGACCGCGAAACTATTTTAGCCCATGGTTTTGATGGGTACATTGTAAAACCAATTGATGAACATATATTCTTAGAAACTATCAATCAAAAGCTATATGGAGGGTGA
- a CDS encoding response regulator, with the protein MEGDKIKILVIDDNQDNHIILNALIKEAFPNAIVFNALNGEKGIKIATAEDPDVILLDIVMPNMDGFDVCIKLKYDKKLCDIPIVFVTALKSDKESRIRALECGAEAFLAKPIDEVELTAQIRAMLKIKIANIKKRDEKEILARQVEKKVYEINIAHTATLNLLEDLKTENEARKKSENELRKSEELFKSFVLNSADLTALTDLNDNVLFISPQCEKLFGFSCDGLIGQHIPFNFHPDDKEACLQKWNQLKTNGEEIYNYEYRLFDSKEELHWVSHSAIQVKVEQNLIGIHSTIRDITESKLAEQLVIQAKDKAEESDRLKTAFLHNISHEIRTPINSIVGFSEFLNDPNLKPEKLKHFTEIITQSSYQLLSIISDIVSIATIEAGQEKINETELNLNSTLRMLNEQFQLKSQKENFCLILKHLLPDNEVTILTDETKLKQILTNLIGNAIKFTKQGYVNFGYHLKDNELKFFVEDTGIGIPPEMHDEIFKRFRQVENSTARQFGGSGLGLSISRAYVELLGGKIWLKSELDKGSTFYFTIPYKKIQKTPIIEKQLLKEMKNESDITKTILIAEDEDSNFMLLEEMLSCLNINIIRAINGIEAVNSCKLNNHIDIILMDIKMPIMDGYEATKQIKKIKPNLPIIAQTAYSTEVDRNKALASGCSDFISKPIKKNLLISKIKDQLNKTLIY; encoded by the coding sequence ATGGAGGGTGATAAAATAAAAATATTGGTCATTGATGATAATCAGGATAACCATATCATCTTAAATGCGTTGATAAAAGAGGCTTTTCCCAATGCCATAGTATTCAATGCTCTTAATGGTGAAAAAGGGATAAAAATTGCCACAGCAGAAGATCCTGATGTAATCCTTCTTGATATAGTAATGCCCAACATGGATGGATTTGATGTATGTATAAAGCTTAAATATGATAAAAAGCTATGCGATATACCTATTGTATTTGTTACCGCCCTAAAAAGTGATAAGGAGAGCCGTATTAGAGCGCTTGAGTGCGGAGCGGAGGCCTTTCTTGCCAAGCCTATTGACGAGGTTGAGCTTACTGCTCAAATACGGGCCATGCTAAAAATCAAAATAGCTAATATCAAAAAAAGGGATGAAAAAGAAATACTCGCTAGGCAGGTTGAAAAGAAAGTTTATGAGATAAACATAGCTCATACTGCTACTCTTAATTTACTAGAGGATTTAAAAACCGAGAATGAAGCCAGAAAAAAAAGCGAGAATGAGCTGAGAAAAAGCGAAGAGCTATTCAAATCTTTTGTACTTAATAGCGCCGACCTTACAGCTTTAACCGATTTAAATGATAATGTATTATTTATTAGCCCTCAATGCGAAAAATTATTTGGATTTTCTTGTGATGGGCTAATTGGACAACATATTCCATTCAATTTTCACCCCGATGATAAAGAAGCCTGTCTTCAAAAATGGAATCAGTTAAAAACAAACGGGGAAGAGATATACAACTATGAATACCGCCTTTTTGATAGCAAAGAAGAGTTACATTGGGTATCGCATTCTGCGATACAAGTTAAGGTAGAACAGAATCTAATAGGAATACACAGCACCATCCGTGATATTACTGAAAGCAAACTGGCTGAGCAGCTGGTTATCCAAGCAAAAGACAAAGCCGAAGAGAGTGATCGGCTAAAAACAGCATTCCTTCACAACATCTCTCACGAAATTCGCACCCCAATAAACTCAATTGTAGGCTTTTCTGAGTTCCTAAACGATCCCAACCTAAAACCCGAAAAACTTAAACACTTTACCGAAATAATTACGCAAAGCAGCTATCAGCTACTATCCATAATATCTGATATTGTAAGTATTGCTACCATTGAAGCAGGTCAGGAAAAAATTAATGAGACTGAGTTGAATTTGAACTCAACCCTAAGAATGTTAAACGAGCAATTCCAGCTAAAAAGTCAAAAGGAAAACTTCTGTCTTATCCTAAAACACCTCTTACCCGATAACGAAGTAACCATATTAACAGATGAAACTAAACTCAAACAAATTCTTACCAACCTCATAGGCAATGCAATAAAATTCACCAAACAAGGATATGTTAACTTTGGATATCACCTAAAAGATAATGAGTTGAAATTCTTTGTTGAAGATACTGGTATTGGCATTCCCCCTGAAATGCACGATGAAATATTTAAACGATTTCGTCAGGTCGAAAACTCCACCGCACGTCAATTTGGTGGATCGGGGCTAGGCTTATCTATCTCAAGAGCATACGTAGAACTTCTTGGAGGTAAAATATGGCTTAAATCTGAGCTCGATAAAGGATCAACATTTTACTTTACAATCCCGTACAAAAAAATTCAAAAAACTCCCATTATTGAGAAACAACTCTTAAAAGAGATGAAAAATGAAAGCGATATAACCAAAACTATTTTAATTGCTGAGGATGAAGATTCTAATTTCATGCTACTTGAAGAGATGCTTTCATGTTTAAATATCAATATTATTAGGGCAATAAATGGAATAGAAGCTGTTAATTCATGCAAATTAAACAACCATATAGATATAATTCTTATGGACATTAAAATGCCAATAATGGATGGCTATGAGGCTACAAAACAAATAAAAAAAATTAAACCTAATCTACCAATTATAGCCCAAACAGCATATTCAACAGAGGTTGATAGAAATAAGGCTCTAGCCAGCGGTTGTTCCGATTTTATTAGCAAACCTATTAAAAAAAATCTTTTAATCTCCAAGATAAAAGATCAGTTGAATAAAACCTTAATTTATTGA